From one Gemmatimonadaceae bacterium genomic stretch:
- a CDS encoding aminotransferase class I/II-fold pyridoxal phosphate-dependent enzyme, whose amino-acid sequence MRGRSTIAVHGGSEHRAAGDPVAQPLIQSVNYAQPFGTADGLLYTRYGNTPNETVVQKRIAMLEGAEAALVLSSGMGATACAMLALLRPGDHLLSSAWIYGGTRRLFTEEFASMGIEVSFADPDERRVWRNTIRQNTRAIFVESPVNPTGRVLDLTQPAILAKLKGVALVVDSTLASPINARPMEHGAEVVIHSATKYLNGHHDILCGVVAGTASYIDEVRRKMIVWGQAPDPFACWLLERGLKTLDVRVRRSNENAMRVAQWSSARPEISKVHYAGLPAHPDHGVAKKMLDGFGGLLAIELSGGAAAADSFVRSVKMITYAASLGGVDTLVSEPRYSSHAHMTSEERAAIGIPDGFLRLSIGIENADDIIADIEQALKR is encoded by the coding sequence GTGCGAGGACGCTCCACGATTGCGGTGCATGGTGGATCGGAACACCGGGCTGCGGGTGATCCTGTTGCACAGCCACTCATCCAGTCGGTCAACTACGCCCAGCCTTTTGGTACTGCTGACGGGCTGCTTTACACGCGATACGGTAATACGCCCAACGAAACAGTCGTTCAGAAGCGGATCGCAATGCTGGAAGGGGCAGAAGCGGCGCTGGTTTTGTCGAGCGGTATGGGAGCAACCGCCTGCGCGATGCTGGCACTCCTGCGGCCTGGTGATCACCTGCTCTCGAGCGCGTGGATTTACGGCGGTACCAGGCGGCTGTTTACGGAAGAGTTTGCGTCCATGGGCATCGAGGTCAGCTTCGCGGACCCCGACGAGCGCCGGGTCTGGCGAAACACCATCCGGCAGAACACGCGGGCGATTTTCGTGGAATCTCCGGTAAACCCGACAGGTCGTGTGCTGGATCTTACACAGCCAGCAATCCTTGCAAAGCTCAAGGGTGTCGCACTTGTTGTGGATTCCACCCTCGCGAGCCCGATCAACGCCCGGCCAATGGAGCACGGCGCCGAGGTCGTCATTCATTCTGCTACCAAATATCTCAATGGGCATCACGACATTCTGTGTGGCGTCGTCGCCGGCACCGCGTCCTATATAGACGAAGTCCGGCGCAAGATGATCGTATGGGGCCAGGCGCCTGACCCATTCGCCTGCTGGCTGCTCGAGCGCGGCCTCAAGACGCTGGATGTCCGCGTCAGGCGCTCGAACGAGAATGCAATGCGCGTCGCGCAGTGGTCGTCCGCGCGACCGGAGATCAGCAAGGTGCATTACGCGGGACTGCCCGCCCATCCGGACCACGGTGTCGCGAAAAAAATGCTGGACGGATTCGGGGGTCTGTTGGCAATCGAGCTGAGCGGCGGTGCCGCTGCGGCCGACAGCTTCGTTCGCAGCGTAAAAATGATCACCTACGCCGCGAGCCTCGGCGGCGTGGACACGCTTGTGAGTGAGCCGCGTTACAGCTCGCATGCCCACATGACGAGCGAGGAACGCGCCGCCATCGGCATCCCGGATGGATTTCTGAGGCTCAGCATCGGCATCGAGAATGCGGATGACATCATCGCCGATATCGAACAGGCGCTTAAGAGGTAG
- the ftsE gene encoding cell division ATP-binding protein FtsE: MIRLEDVAKEYTHTRVALSHVNFQVRRGEFVFLIGPSGSGKTTILKLLYMEEKPSHGDVWVNEVHGNTARRTEISQLRRKLGIIFQDFRLLEDRTAEQNVAFALEVTGASPSTIPARVGRVLTQVGLSSKATQRPRQLSGGEQQRVAIARALVNDPYFLLADEPTGNLDERATRSVFQLLREINATGTSVIMATHDLEMVRKAEGGRTIELNHGRVVFDSAETPPPETRYTPLLGQPAIGGPNEGNWPPLPAARQ; the protein is encoded by the coding sequence ATGATAAGACTGGAAGACGTCGCCAAGGAGTACACGCACACGCGTGTCGCGCTCAGCCACGTCAATTTCCAGGTACGGCGCGGAGAGTTCGTATTTCTCATCGGGCCCAGCGGCTCGGGAAAGACAACCATCCTCAAGCTGCTGTACATGGAGGAAAAGCCAAGTCACGGCGACGTCTGGGTCAACGAGGTCCATGGCAACACCGCACGGCGCACCGAGATCTCGCAACTGCGCCGGAAGCTTGGAATCATCTTCCAGGATTTTCGGCTGCTGGAAGACAGGACTGCCGAGCAGAACGTGGCGTTTGCGCTTGAAGTAACCGGTGCATCACCGTCGACTATCCCGGCGCGCGTGGGAAGGGTGCTGACGCAGGTTGGTCTGTCGTCCAAGGCGACTCAACGTCCCCGCCAGCTTTCCGGCGGCGAGCAGCAGCGCGTGGCGATCGCCCGCGCACTCGTCAACGATCCCTATTTTCTTCTTGCTGACGAGCCAACGGGTAACCTCGACGAGCGTGCAACCCGAAGCGTTTTTCAGCTTCTACGCGAGATCAACGCCACCGGCACCTCGGTAATCATGGCAACTCACGATCTCGAAATGGTGCGAAAAGCCGAGGGCGGCCGAACGATTGAGTTGAATCACGGAAGAGTAGTCTTCGATTCCGCGGAAACCCCGCCGCCGGAAACGCGGTACACGCCGCTACTTGGGCAGCCTGCCATCGGCGGTCCGAACGAAGGCAACTGGCCGCCACTTCCCGCGGCAAGACAGTAA
- the lepA gene encoding translation elongation factor 4: MKLDHIRNFCIVAHIDHGKSTLADRLIEATGMLQKREMKAQVLDTLDLERERGITIKLNAVRMSYEAGNGDLYELNLIDTPGHVDFTYEVSRSLAACEGAVLVVDASQGIQAQTLSNLFLALDAGLEIVPVLNKIDLPGAEPERRKQEVHDLLGVDSDDILLVSAKEGLGIPELLEQIIRKVPPPQGDPDGPLRALIYDSYYDRYRGAVPSVRVVDGILRPGTKITFGASDSVYEVAEVGYNQLRQVKADQLGPGEVGYVVANVRSVKETRAGDTIFDALNKASTALPGYQEVRSFVFAGMYPTDTTQYETLRDALEKLQLNDASLQYEPETSTALGFGFRCGFLGLLHMEIVQERLSREYELELVTTVPSVEYKVYRTDATMQLIENPSLMPLAAVIDYVEEPYVKARIMAPAEYIGPIMTLGTERRGVYRNMTYLDQARVEFDFEFPLGEIILDFFDRLKTISRGYASLDYEMLEYRRSDLVKLDMLINGDPVDAFSVIIHRDKAYEWGRKIADKLRELIPRQLFEVAIQAAIGQKIIARQTVKPLRKDVLAKCYGGDISRKRKLLEKQKEGKKRMKQVGAVEIPQEAFLAVLQVD, translated from the coding sequence TTGAAGCTCGATCACATCCGCAACTTCTGCATTGTCGCCCACATCGATCATGGCAAGTCCACGCTCGCGGACCGTCTGATCGAAGCAACCGGCATGCTGCAGAAACGCGAGATGAAAGCCCAGGTTCTCGACACCCTCGACCTGGAACGGGAGCGCGGAATCACCATCAAGCTGAACGCTGTCCGCATGAGTTACGAGGCGGGGAACGGTGATCTGTATGAGCTGAACCTCATCGATACGCCGGGACACGTCGACTTCACATACGAAGTTTCGCGCTCACTCGCTGCCTGCGAAGGTGCCGTTCTCGTCGTCGATGCATCACAGGGGATCCAGGCGCAAACGCTTTCCAATCTGTTTCTAGCCCTCGATGCCGGACTGGAGATCGTACCTGTCCTCAATAAAATCGACCTTCCCGGCGCTGAGCCGGAACGCCGCAAGCAGGAAGTACATGATCTGCTGGGGGTGGATTCTGACGACATCCTGCTCGTGAGCGCCAAGGAAGGGCTCGGTATACCCGAGCTCCTCGAACAGATCATCAGGAAGGTACCGCCTCCCCAGGGCGATCCTGATGGTCCGCTTCGGGCACTTATCTACGACTCCTATTACGACCGGTATCGGGGCGCTGTGCCCAGCGTTCGTGTCGTCGACGGAATCCTTCGCCCCGGCACCAAAATCACGTTCGGTGCAAGCGACTCCGTCTACGAAGTGGCCGAAGTCGGCTATAACCAGCTTCGCCAGGTAAAGGCGGATCAGCTCGGACCTGGTGAAGTCGGCTACGTCGTCGCGAATGTGCGCTCGGTAAAGGAGACCCGTGCCGGCGACACGATCTTCGACGCCCTGAACAAAGCTTCAACCGCCTTGCCCGGATATCAGGAAGTCCGGTCTTTCGTATTCGCGGGAATGTATCCAACCGATACCACCCAGTACGAGACGCTTCGCGACGCACTGGAGAAGCTGCAGCTCAACGATGCCTCCCTGCAGTATGAGCCCGAAACTTCCACCGCTCTTGGCTTCGGCTTTCGCTGCGGATTTCTAGGGCTGCTGCATATGGAGATCGTGCAGGAGCGACTCTCCCGTGAATATGAGCTCGAGCTGGTCACTACAGTGCCGAGCGTCGAATACAAGGTTTATCGGACGGATGCAACCATGCAGCTGATCGAGAATCCTTCACTCATGCCGCTCGCAGCGGTGATCGACTACGTCGAAGAGCCTTACGTCAAGGCGCGGATCATGGCTCCCGCAGAATACATCGGGCCAATCATGACGCTGGGTACCGAGCGGCGCGGCGTTTACCGGAACATGACGTATCTCGACCAGGCACGCGTGGAATTCGACTTCGAGTTCCCCCTCGGTGAAATCATCCTCGATTTTTTCGACCGTCTGAAAACGATCAGCCGTGGATACGCATCTCTCGACTACGAGATGCTGGAATATCGCCGCAGCGATCTGGTGAAGCTGGACATGCTCATCAACGGCGATCCGGTCGATGCGTTCTCGGTGATCATTCACCGGGACAAGGCATACGAATGGGGGCGGAAAATCGCCGACAAGCTGCGCGAGCTGATTCCGAGACAGCTCTTCGAGGTCGCCATTCAGGCGGCGATCGGGCAGAAGATCATCGCGCGCCAGACAGTCAAGCCACTCCGGAAGGATGTTCTCGCGAAATGTTACGGGGGCGACATCAGCCGCAAACGCAAGCTTCTCGAGAAACAAAAGGAAGGCAAAAAACGGATGAAGCAGGTTGGTGCTGTCGAAATCCCGCAGGAGGCGTTCCTCGCAGTTCTGCAGGTAGACTGA
- a CDS encoding glycosyltransferase family 9 protein: MSSLVVQTSFLGDVILTTPLIAELARRGPVDVVTTPESAAVLANNPGIRNVVVYDKRGADRGVGGFRRTVNRIRAAGLDTLPRSPGIPEAGSTFEAAYLAQGSIRSAALVRAAGISNRIGFHTSSGSAFYTSRVAYRADRHHAERLWWLSMSECADEPQPWQVMPRLYPSAADIESAEDLLRTLSNATPRPFVALAPGSAWGTKRWPYFQDLAALLAETHDIVVLGGSEDAALGETIIAGLPKGTGINAAGRTGLLASAELIRRAAALVTNDSAPQHIASAMGTPTVTVFGPTVPEFGFGPLGPASSTAGHEGLACRPCDSHGPHRCPLGHWRCMRELSSGSVFALLAQTLSQANGR; the protein is encoded by the coding sequence ATGTCGTCGCTCGTTGTGCAGACGAGCTTCCTTGGCGATGTCATTCTTACTACGCCGCTGATCGCTGAGCTGGCGCGGCGAGGCCCGGTAGATGTCGTCACGACACCGGAAAGCGCAGCTGTGCTTGCCAACAACCCAGGCATACGGAACGTGGTCGTGTACGACAAGCGCGGCGCGGACCGGGGTGTAGGCGGTTTCAGACGGACCGTCAATCGCATCCGGGCTGCCGGTCTCGATACATTGCCGCGATCACCCGGAATTCCTGAGGCCGGGAGCACGTTCGAAGCCGCGTACCTGGCGCAAGGCTCGATCCGCAGCGCGGCACTCGTGCGCGCTGCCGGCATCTCAAATCGTATTGGGTTCCATACATCTTCCGGCAGCGCTTTCTACACTTCGCGTGTCGCCTACAGGGCGGATCGTCATCATGCCGAGCGGCTCTGGTGGCTGTCGATGAGTGAATGCGCGGATGAGCCGCAGCCGTGGCAGGTAATGCCGAGGCTATACCCATCGGCGGCTGACATCGAATCGGCTGAAGACCTGCTTCGCACTTTAAGCAACGCCACGCCGCGTCCTTTCGTCGCGCTCGCGCCAGGAAGTGCGTGGGGCACAAAACGCTGGCCCTATTTTCAGGATCTCGCAGCTTTGCTCGCCGAAACCCATGACATCGTGGTGCTCGGCGGCTCGGAAGACGCGGCGCTTGGCGAGACGATAATTGCCGGCCTCCCGAAAGGTACCGGCATCAACGCCGCTGGCAGGACTGGTCTTCTTGCATCGGCCGAGCTGATCCGCCGCGCTGCCGCGCTCGTCACCAATGATTCGGCACCGCAACACATTGCATCGGCCATGGGCACGCCCACTGTAACCGTATTCGGCCCAACCGTGCCGGAATTCGGATTTGGCCCACTCGGTCCGGCATCGTCGACTGCCGGACACGAAGGCCTTGCCTGCAGGCCTTGCGACAGCCACGGCCCCCATCGGTGTCCGCTTGGACATTGGCGATGCATGCGCGAACTTTCCTCTGGCAGCGTGTTCGCGCTTCTCGCTCAAACCCTCTCGCAAGCGAACGGACGGTGA
- a CDS encoding ROK family protein: MTIREKFIIGVDLGGTNIVAGAMPTDGTRELAMKTIPTLSQNGASDVMDRIAGLVEEVITRTRAETGAERGDFLGVGIGSPGPLDRARGVVIVTPNLGWRDFPLRDEVSNRVGLPATLDNDANCATLGEWWCGAAKGGRNVVGLTIGTGIGGGLILDGRLYHGASDAAGEIGHTTIDSTGRRCKCGNYGCLEAYTSGPAIAERAREVLEGDENSVLPSMVDGDLSRITAQTVFDASKRGDAVAQEVVRDTAHFLGVGISNLINIFNPDIFVVAGGVTQAGDLLFDPLRAEVRRRAFKPAVDACRIVPGALPGSAGVVGAIATFKAQTLGDL, translated from the coding sequence GTGACGATCAGAGAAAAATTCATCATCGGTGTCGATCTCGGAGGTACCAACATCGTTGCCGGCGCAATGCCGACCGACGGTACTCGCGAGCTGGCGATGAAGACGATACCGACTCTTTCTCAGAACGGCGCCAGCGACGTGATGGATCGTATCGCCGGGCTGGTAGAAGAAGTGATAACCCGGACGCGGGCGGAAACCGGAGCCGAACGCGGAGATTTTCTCGGCGTGGGCATTGGTTCGCCCGGACCGCTCGACCGCGCCCGTGGAGTGGTGATTGTCACGCCCAACCTGGGCTGGCGGGACTTCCCGCTTCGCGATGAGGTGTCGAACCGGGTCGGGCTCCCCGCGACACTCGATAATGATGCCAATTGCGCAACCCTCGGCGAATGGTGGTGCGGCGCCGCGAAAGGTGGCCGCAACGTCGTCGGTCTCACCATTGGTACCGGCATCGGAGGCGGGCTCATACTGGACGGCCGGTTGTATCACGGCGCATCCGACGCAGCCGGCGAAATTGGTCATACGACGATCGACTCGACAGGGAGGCGCTGCAAGTGCGGCAACTACGGCTGCCTGGAGGCATACACGTCAGGGCCCGCTATCGCTGAACGTGCGCGCGAAGTTCTCGAAGGAGATGAGAACTCTGTGCTCCCCTCGATGGTTGACGGAGACCTTTCTCGCATCACCGCCCAGACCGTGTTCGACGCCTCGAAGCGCGGCGATGCCGTAGCGCAGGAGGTGGTGCGCGATACGGCCCATTTCCTCGGGGTTGGAATTTCCAACCTCATCAACATTTTCAATCCCGACATTTTCGTCGTTGCGGGTGGTGTTACCCAGGCGGGTGATCTGCTGTTTGACCCGCTCCGCGCCGAAGTCAGGCGGCGCGCGTTCAAGCCGGCGGTCGACGCCTGCCGCATCGTGCCGGGAGCGCTGCCGGGCTCTGCAGGTGTCGTGGGGGCAATCGCAACATTCAAGGCCCAGACCCTCGGCGATCTTTGA
- a CDS encoding carbohydrate kinase family protein, whose protein sequence is MAGRRVGVIGSFVWDIIHGRDPMQHPVEEWGGITYALGAFDASLGDDWQMVPMVKVGYDLAPQARNFTTGLRRVAADAGPIEVPHPNNRVTLHYQSAERRCEHLTGGVPGWNWLGLKPLLAGVDALYINLISGFELDLETAQLIRAHFYGPIYCDLHSLLLAVQPDGARTLQPLPNPAAWCRCFDIIQVNEDEMQMMATDPLALAAIAMGAGVSVLNVTMGARGVAYFAAPGFDTLADLNRDSLGTSSGAVRTALHPAAPTRDLGGGDPTGCGDVWGATYFSRMLAGDSLEAAMGAASAAAARNVDHRGATGLAQHLRGELSIR, encoded by the coding sequence ATGGCGGGCCGGCGTGTAGGCGTAATCGGCAGCTTTGTCTGGGACATCATTCACGGTCGCGATCCCATGCAGCATCCGGTCGAGGAATGGGGGGGAATCACCTATGCACTTGGTGCCTTCGACGCTTCGCTGGGTGACGACTGGCAAATGGTCCCGATGGTCAAAGTCGGATACGACCTCGCCCCACAGGCCCGCAACTTCACTACCGGGCTGCGCCGGGTTGCCGCTGACGCGGGTCCCATCGAAGTGCCGCATCCGAATAACCGGGTTACCCTGCACTATCAGAGCGCCGAGCGGCGTTGCGAGCATCTGACGGGCGGGGTTCCAGGATGGAACTGGCTCGGACTCAAGCCGCTGCTCGCTGGAGTCGACGCTCTCTACATCAACCTTATCAGTGGTTTTGAGCTCGACCTGGAAACCGCCCAGTTGATCAGAGCCCACTTTTATGGTCCGATATACTGCGACCTGCATTCGCTTCTGCTGGCTGTACAGCCCGACGGCGCACGGACGCTGCAACCGTTGCCGAATCCCGCAGCGTGGTGCCGATGCTTCGACATCATTCAGGTGAACGAGGATGAGATGCAGATGATGGCCACCGATCCGCTCGCGCTTGCGGCAATCGCAATGGGGGCTGGCGTGAGCGTGCTCAATGTCACGATGGGTGCGAGGGGAGTCGCCTATTTCGCCGCTCCCGGCTTCGACACTCTGGCAGACCTGAATCGAGATTCACTCGGTACATCGTCGGGCGCAGTTCGAACTGCATTACACCCGGCGGCACCCACTCGCGATCTCGGTGGCGGCGATCCAACGGGGTGCGGCGACGTGTGGGGCGCGACATATTTCTCGCGCATGCTGGCTGGCGACAGTCTCGAAGCCGCAATGGGCGCTGCGTCGGCAGCCGCGGCGCGTAACGTCGATCATCGCGGGGCCACGGGTCTCGCGCAACACCTCCGGGGAGAACTGAGCATCAGGTGA
- a CDS encoding ATP-binding protein yields the protein MTTIINVPPSLDDQSFEQIFAQVALLPPEEKILLDARRTRWASPFGFTALLSLAQTRLERPGLTVPEAEDTASYWSKASFFTYADSLYEISGRVPRRSKSENSVLLEVTPINGTEDVHTVVDNIQHRAQAILQEKLNLEASVTMRFTMVLSEICQNVIEHAGYGGWVSVHAYKFQQRLGRWVVVIAVCDAGMGFRKSLEQSQGARASDVWDDGKALEETVIKGATRFRDPGRGQGLAGVRKFTGKWDGMMSVRSGTARIAIVPEWGQGVPLGEGLPFFPGAQVQITIPERIGLP from the coding sequence GTGACGACCATTATCAACGTTCCCCCGTCACTCGACGACCAGTCATTTGAACAGATCTTCGCTCAGGTAGCACTGCTGCCTCCTGAAGAAAAAATCCTCCTCGACGCAAGGCGTACACGCTGGGCGTCGCCTTTCGGCTTCACTGCACTGCTCTCGCTGGCCCAGACGCGTCTCGAACGGCCGGGGTTGACGGTTCCGGAAGCCGAGGACACGGCATCCTACTGGTCGAAAGCAAGCTTTTTCACCTATGCAGATTCCCTCTACGAAATTTCCGGAAGGGTGCCGCGGCGAAGCAAATCTGAAAACAGTGTGCTGCTCGAGGTTACGCCGATCAACGGCACCGAGGACGTTCACACCGTAGTCGACAACATTCAGCATCGTGCCCAGGCAATCCTCCAGGAAAAATTGAACCTTGAGGCGAGTGTCACCATGCGGTTTACGATGGTGCTGTCGGAAATCTGCCAGAACGTCATCGAGCATGCCGGTTACGGAGGGTGGGTTTCCGTACACGCCTACAAGTTTCAGCAACGGCTGGGCAGATGGGTCGTAGTGATCGCCGTCTGCGACGCAGGCATGGGATTTCGGAAATCGCTGGAACAGTCTCAGGGTGCGCGTGCCAGCGACGTATGGGACGACGGCAAGGCCCTCGAGGAGACGGTGATCAAGGGAGCCACCCGGTTTCGGGATCCAGGGCGGGGACAGGGCCTGGCAGGCGTTCGCAAGTTCACCGGCAAATGGGACGGGATGATGAGCGTGCGAAGCGGCACGGCACGCATCGCGATTGTGCCAGAGTGGGGCCAGGGTGTGCCTCTTGGCGAAGGATTGCCATTTTTCCCCGGCGCCCAGGTTCAGATTACGATTCCTGAAAGGATAGGACTGCCTTGA